From the Lathyrus oleraceus cultivar Zhongwan6 chromosome 3, CAAS_Psat_ZW6_1.0, whole genome shotgun sequence genome, the window AAATTTATTTAAACACAACAACGGCATCATATATGATTTCCAGAAACATGCCTCCTAGGAATGGAAAAAAAGAGCCCACAAAGGGCCATTGCattcaaattcaaatgaaaacACAGGAATGCTAGGAAATATCAAAACAAACATCATTCGTATAAAGAAATGCTGCAAAAGAATACCATAATACcagaaattttgaaattttgctgTAAACTCAAAGAGTATCACCAATTCTTGGTTCAATAAAAAAGGCTTGTTTAGCCTGTGGGCATTTAAGATAACAACATTTGGTTCATAAAAAACCTATTTATTTCTTCAAGGTTGAATTGCTCAACTGCAAAGAAAACACCTTGAACACTTCTTACCCAAGAAGAGAACCAACATCAAATCCGACAAACTATGCTTCCTAAAGCCTACACCTCAGTTTCTTGCCAGGAAGGATCAAAACTACATCAAGGTTTGAGAGCCAAGCTCAATCCAATCTTAGCACTCTTTTCAATGGCCTTGGTGTCTACCTCACTTGAAATGGTGATGAGTGATTTTGGACGCCATTCATGCTGAATAAGAGCACTCGCCTTGCCTGAGTTTGTGACACGACCCTTCACTGTGGTCAATGGATCCAATGCATGTTGGGTGCCAAGTGTGAAGGTGTTCTCTTTAGTTGAGAATCTATGACTGATGTCAACACCAACAGCAGTGTTGGACAATGGGTTAATAGCATGATAGTATGAAGCAGACAGCAAGTCACCTTTTTCATTTCTGCGCACAAGAGATAATCACATCAAAATGCATATATTACTCATACTATCAAACAACACAAACAATAATGAACAAAAGCATTTTGTTTGAATTCCACTATGCTGAACCTCTAATTGACAACATCATAAATGTGTCAATAGATTAATTTGAGCACTCCATAACAACCACGTGTAATGGCTAACATTCATGTTATAGGGAAAAATAAATGATAGTTAACTGGAAACACTCAAGCACAAAGGAACAACAGGTACTTACAGAGTCAATGACCCAATCAAGTCATCCTTGACAAAGTTCACAGCAGCATTAGATTTTGTAAGCTCCCCAAGTTTGGTATCAAAAGAAATATCAGCACCAAAAGCAAGAGCATTAGTTCCAATAACACTAGAAAAGTTGACAATTGGGTTTGCTTTCAACCCAACACTGCTGCTTATTCCAGCATATTCGTGCAAGTATTGTAGTTCC encodes:
- the LOC127128513 gene encoding outer plastidial membrane protein porin is translated as MVKGPGLYTDIGKKARDLLYKDYHSDKKFTISTYSPTGVAITSSGTKKGELFLGDVNTQLKNKNITTDIKVDTNSNLFTTITVNEPAPGVKAILSFKVPEQTSGKVELQYLHEYAGISSSVGLKANPIVNFSSVIGTNALAFGADISFDTKLGELTKSNAAVNFVKDDLIGSLTLNEKGDLLSASYYHAINPLSNTAVGVDISHRFSTKENTFTLGTQHALDPLTTVKGRVTNSGKASALIQHEWRPKSLITISSEVDTKAIEKSAKIGLSLALKP